Sequence from the bacterium genome:
GATCCCTGGTTCACCGCGCCGCACGACGCGGACCTCGCCGGCGTGGAGCGGCTCTTCGGCATCCCGGTGCGGCGTCCGCGCACCATCGCCGAGTTCGCGACCGCCTACCGCGAAGCCTGCAGCGCCGGCGCGCCCGTCCTCATCGAGGTGCGCACCGACCGGGCGGAGAACCTCGCCGCGCACCGGGCCGTCGGGGCGGCCGTCGCCGCCGCGGTCGAAGCCCCGTAGCGGGCGCCGGAGTCCGCGACACACATGGCCGCGAAGCCGAAGAAGGGCGCCGCCACGCCCGGAGACCCGCCCGCAGGTCGTCCTCTCGCCTTCGAGGAGCGCGGCCCCGCCGGCGCCCCGCCGCTGCTGCTGCTCCACGGCTTTCTGGGAAGCCGGCGCGACTGGGATCCCGTGGCCGCCGCGCTCGCGGGGTCGCGCCGCTGCATCGCCGTCGACCTTCCGGGGCACGGTGAGACCGGCGCCCCGGCGGACGAGGGGCTCTGGACGCCGGCCGGCTGCGTCGAGGCGCTCGCGGCGCTGCTGAAGGAGCGCGGCGGGGGCGCAGTGGCCGGCTACTCTCTCGGCGGACGGCTCGCGCTGCAATTGGCCGCGGAGCACCCGAAGACCGTGACGCGCGCCGTGATCGTCTCGGCGACGCCGGGAATCTCCGGCGAGTGCGGGCGCGGACAGCGGCGCGCCATGGACGAGGGAGCCGCGCGGCGGCTCGAGGGCGGCGGGCTCGACGCCTTCCTCAAGGAGTGGTACGAGATGGCGCTCTTCGCCCCGCTACGCGAGCACGCGCGGTTCCCGCAGGTCCTCGAGCGGCGACGGCGCAACGACCCGCGCCTGCTCGCGCGCTCGCTGCGGCAGATGGGCGCCGGAGCGCAGCCGCCGCAGTGGGACGCGCTCCCGGCGCTGCGCGTGCCGCTGCTCTTTCTCGTCGGCGAGCGCGACCAGAAGTTCACCGACATCGCCTTCGACGCGGTGGCGCGCTGCCCGAACGCGGAGGCCGTGGTCGTGCGCGGCCGCGGCCACGCCCTGGTCGAGGAGGCCCCGGAGCGGGTGGCGCAGGAGATCGCGGGGTTCCTGGCGGCGGGATGAGCCGTCGCCCCGCCCCCTCGCGGGCGGCGCGGGCTTGTGGCCGCGGCTGCCGCGGCTTACCATGGCGCATCACGACGACCCGACCGACGGCGGCAAGGGAGGACACATGGCATCCATCGACTGGCGCGAGGCGCTGACCTTCACCGACATCCTCTACCACAAGGCCGAGGGGATCGCGAAGATCACGATCAACCGGCCGCGCGTGCGCAACGCCTTCCGGCCGCGGACGGTCGTCGAGATGATGCGGGCGCTCGACGACGCGCGCGACGACGCCGGCACCGGCGTGGTCATCCTCACCGGCGCCGGCGACAAGGCCTTCTGCTCCGGCGGCGACATCAAGGTGCG
This genomic interval carries:
- the menH gene encoding 2-succinyl-6-hydroxy-2,4-cyclohexadiene-1-carboxylate synthase; translation: MAAKPKKGAATPGDPPAGRPLAFEERGPAGAPPLLLLHGFLGSRRDWDPVAAALAGSRRCIAVDLPGHGETGAPADEGLWTPAGCVEALAALLKERGGGAVAGYSLGGRLALQLAAEHPKTVTRAVIVSATPGISGECGRGQRRAMDEGAARRLEGGGLDAFLKEWYEMALFAPLREHARFPQVLERRRRNDPRLLARSLRQMGAGAQPPQWDALPALRVPLLFLVGERDQKFTDIAFDAVARCPNAEAVVVRGRGHALVEEAPERVAQEIAGFLAAG